From the genome of Populus trichocarpa isolate Nisqually-1 chromosome 15, P.trichocarpa_v4.1, whole genome shotgun sequence, one region includes:
- the LOC7457583 gene encoding uncharacterized protein LOC7457583 yields MKRNSKSSSNNNPKSDARKDRKSGTGMSGSPKKGGHGGKFTWVGDGYSNAEIGFEKEAVDVKDPNFEDPEEIQTV; encoded by the coding sequence ATGAAGAGGAACAGCaaaagcagcagcaacaatAATCCAAAGTCTGATGCGAGGAAAGACAGGAAATCAGGGACTGGAATGAGTGGATCGCCTAAGAAAGGAGGCCATGGAGGCAAGTTCACTTGGGTTGGTGATGGCTACTCTAATGCTGAGATTGGGTTCGAGAAGGAAGCTGTGGACGTGAAGGACCCCAACTTTGAAGACCCAGAAGAGATCCAGACTGTTTGA